A window from Candidatus Bathyarchaeota archaeon A05DMB-5 encodes these proteins:
- the yciH gene encoding stress response translation initiation inhibitor YciH, producing MAEICPTCGLPKDLCVCSEIEKEQQRIRIRLETRKFGKPTTIVDGINDKNSNLASLAQKLKSHCACGGTAKNGQIMLQGDHREKVHQYLIKLGYPAENIELQ from the coding sequence ATGGCTGAAATCTGTCCGACATGCGGGCTTCCCAAAGACTTGTGCGTATGCAGTGAAATTGAGAAGGAGCAACAGCGCATTCGCATACGGCTTGAGACACGCAAATTTGGCAAACCAACAACCATAGTGGACGGCATAAATGACAAGAACTCGAATTTGGCAAGTTTGGCGCAGAAGCTGAAGAGTCATTGCGCGTGTGGCGGAACAGCAAAGAATGGTCAGATAATGCTACAGGGAGACCACCGCGAGAAAGTTCACCAGTATCTGATAAAGCTTGGATATCCCGCAGAAAATATAGAGTTGCAGTAA
- a CDS encoding saccharopine dehydrogenase family protein gives MKALVLGCGNIGSAAAEDLAKSLSSLEIVVADKDENRAKKVAKKIDKTNVSWTQIDAANQNKLASSLKGFDIVAGFLPATLGYRLAEACINAKTNLVDVSFMEENPLTLNNKAIETGVTIIPDCGFAPGISNILVGNAVRKLDRVINVHIMVGGLPEKPVPPLGYTITWSPESLIDEYTRKARIVRNGKIEEVEALSGLEQIKFPNVGKFEAFYTDGLRNLLDTIKGVEEMWEKTLRYPGHVEKINLLRALGFFEEEPVEIEGVRLPPRKLTAKLFQQKLWKPEIGDIVVLKVEVSGVKGSKHVRRIYHLVDHYDSIHNVTAMARTTAYPASIIAQLILKGAIREKGVVPPELLGMNESVFREFLAELENKGIRIKEEIA, from the coding sequence ATGAAAGCGCTTGTGTTAGGTTGCGGAAACATAGGCTCTGCTGCGGCAGAAGACCTTGCAAAAAGCCTAAGCTCACTCGAAATCGTAGTAGCTGACAAAGACGAAAACAGAGCCAAAAAAGTCGCAAAAAAAATAGACAAAACAAACGTCTCGTGGACTCAAATAGATGCAGCAAACCAAAACAAACTAGCCAGCTCCTTGAAAGGCTTCGACATAGTAGCAGGGTTTTTGCCAGCAACACTCGGCTATCGTTTGGCAGAAGCCTGCATAAACGCCAAAACCAACCTAGTTGACGTGTCCTTCATGGAAGAAAACCCATTAACACTCAACAATAAAGCCATAGAAACCGGCGTAACCATCATTCCAGACTGCGGATTCGCTCCTGGAATAAGCAACATCCTCGTAGGAAACGCCGTAAGAAAACTGGATAGGGTTATAAACGTGCACATAATGGTTGGTGGACTTCCAGAAAAACCTGTCCCACCATTGGGCTATACGATAACTTGGTCGCCTGAAAGCCTTATCGATGAATATACGAGAAAAGCCAGGATTGTCAGAAATGGCAAGATTGAAGAGGTGGAAGCCCTAAGTGGACTGGAGCAAATCAAATTCCCAAATGTTGGAAAATTTGAGGCGTTCTACACTGACGGACTCAGAAATTTGCTGGACACCATAAAAGGCGTGGAAGAAATGTGGGAGAAAACGCTCAGATATCCCGGACACGTAGAAAAAATCAATCTACTACGAGCATTAGGCTTCTTTGAAGAAGAACCAGTTGAAATAGAAGGCGTCCGATTGCCGCCGAGAAAACTTACAGCTAAACTGTTTCAACAGAAACTTTGGAAACCAGAAATCGGAGACATTGTAGTTTTGAAGGTGGAGGTTTCTGGCGTTAAAGGAAGCAAACATGTGCGGCGCATTTATCATTTGGTTGACCATTACGATTCTATCCACAACGTGACGGCGATGGCGAGAACTACAGCTTATCCGGCTTCGATAATTGCGCAGTTGATACTTAAAGGCGCTATAAGAGAGAAAGGCGTTGTTCCGCCTGAGTTGTTAGGAATGAATGAAAGCGTTTTCCGAGAATTCCTGGCTGAGCTGGAGAATAAGGGAATACGGATTAAAGAGGAAATAGCTTAA